The following are from one region of the Bradyrhizobium septentrionale genome:
- the hpxZ gene encoding oxalurate catabolism protein HpxZ, translated as MEIDLPEVVAEVTAQFQRYEKALVSNDVAVLDELFRNDSRTLRYGIGENLYGYAEIMAFRAGRSPVGLMREIDRTVITAYGRDTAIASTLFYRDSTPGRVGRQMQTWIRFPEGWRIVAAHVSVIDEPKNT; from the coding sequence ATGGAAATCGATCTTCCCGAGGTGGTCGCCGAGGTCACCGCGCAGTTCCAGCGCTACGAGAAGGCGCTGGTCTCGAACGATGTCGCGGTGCTCGACGAGCTGTTCCGCAACGACAGCCGGACGCTGCGCTACGGCATCGGCGAGAACCTCTACGGCTATGCCGAGATCATGGCGTTTCGTGCCGGGCGCTCGCCGGTCGGGCTGATGCGCGAGATCGATCGCACCGTGATTACGGCCTATGGCCGCGACACCGCGATCGCCTCGACGCTGTTTTACCGGGACAGCACACCGGGTAGAGTGGGGCGGCAGATGCAGACGTGGATTCGCTTCCCCGAGGGCTGGAGAATCGTCGCGGCCCATGTCAGCGTCATCGACGAGCCCAAGAATACTTGA
- a CDS encoding AtzE family amidohydrolase: MSETPASMSAAEIAQAVSSRKMTALAATEAALARIAAHDKVLNSFTDVTADRARARARAIDAALAAGQSVGPLAGVPFAVKNLFDVQGLSTRAGSKINRDLPPSPRDAALIERMEAAGAVLVGALNMGEYAYDFTGENVHDGPSRNPHDPTRMTGGSSGGSGSAVGGALVPIALGSDTNGSIRVPSSFCGTFGLKPTYGRLSRARSYPFVASLDHLGPLARSVKDLALAYDAMQGPDADDPACIVRSVEPTVPLLANDVGRLRVAIAGGYFQQNVFPEAIEAVARVAKALGATQTVELPEAARARAAAFIITTTEGAALHLDRLRKRPNDFDPAVRDRFIAGAMVPAVYVDKAQKFRRWFRAKAAELFQSVDVILAPATPCTAPKLGQVNFTLDGVELPVRANIGIHTQPISFIGLPVVAVPVPLEPMPIGVQIIAAPWREDIALRVAYALEQMGVAAAPAPRGL, from the coding sequence ATGTCCGAAACTCCCGCTTCCATGTCGGCCGCCGAAATCGCGCAGGCCGTATCAAGTCGCAAGATGACGGCCCTCGCAGCGACCGAAGCTGCGCTCGCGCGGATCGCTGCGCATGACAAGGTCCTCAACTCCTTCACCGACGTCACCGCCGATCGCGCACGTGCCAGGGCCAGGGCGATCGACGCCGCGCTCGCGGCAGGCCAATCTGTCGGCCCGCTCGCCGGCGTGCCCTTCGCGGTGAAGAACCTGTTCGACGTGCAGGGCCTCTCGACCCGCGCGGGCTCGAAGATCAACCGCGACCTGCCGCCGTCGCCGCGCGACGCCGCGCTGATCGAGCGGATGGAAGCCGCCGGCGCCGTACTGGTCGGCGCGCTCAACATGGGCGAATACGCCTACGACTTCACCGGCGAAAACGTGCATGACGGCCCGTCGCGCAATCCGCATGATCCGACGCGGATGACCGGCGGCTCTTCGGGCGGCTCGGGCAGCGCCGTCGGCGGCGCACTGGTGCCGATCGCGCTCGGCTCCGACACCAACGGCTCGATCCGCGTGCCGTCGTCGTTCTGCGGCACCTTTGGCCTGAAGCCGACGTATGGCCGGCTGTCGCGTGCGCGGTCCTATCCATTCGTCGCGAGCCTCGATCATCTCGGTCCGTTGGCGCGCAGCGTGAAGGATCTCGCACTCGCCTATGACGCGATGCAGGGGCCTGATGCCGATGATCCCGCCTGCATCGTGCGATCGGTTGAGCCGACCGTGCCGCTGCTTGCCAATGACGTCGGCCGGCTGCGCGTTGCGATCGCCGGCGGCTATTTCCAGCAGAACGTGTTTCCGGAGGCTATCGAAGCGGTCGCACGCGTGGCGAAGGCGCTCGGCGCCACCCAGACCGTGGAGCTGCCGGAGGCCGCGCGCGCCCGCGCCGCGGCCTTCATCATCACCACGACCGAAGGCGCCGCACTGCACCTCGATCGGCTGCGCAAGCGTCCCAACGATTTCGATCCGGCGGTGCGCGACCGCTTCATCGCGGGCGCGATGGTCCCGGCCGTCTATGTCGACAAGGCGCAGAAATTCCGCCGCTGGTTCCGCGCCAAGGCGGCGGAGCTGTTCCAGTCGGTCGACGTGATCCTGGCGCCGGCGACGCCGTGCACCGCGCCGAAGCTCGGCCAGGTCAATTTCACGCTCGACGGCGTCGAGCTGCCGGTGCGCGCCAATATCGGCATCCACACCCAACCGATCTCCTTCATCGGACTGCCGGTCGTGGCCGTGCCGGTGCCGCTCGAGCCGATGCCGATCGGCGTGCAGATCATCGCCGCGCCCTGGCGCGAGGACATCGCGCTGCGGGTCGCCTACGCGCTGGAACAGATGGGCGTTGCTGCAGCTCCCGCGCCGAGAGGACTCTGA
- a CDS encoding DUF4089 domain-containing protein has translation MADHLDDYMNAVAGAMALPLEDAWRPAVRANLEVSLRLARLVDDFPLPDEIVSAAIYST, from the coding sequence ATGGCCGATCATCTCGACGACTACATGAACGCCGTCGCCGGTGCGATGGCGCTGCCGCTGGAAGACGCCTGGCGTCCCGCGGTGCGTGCCAATCTCGAGGTCTCGCTGCGGCTGGCACGGCTGGTCGATGACTTCCCGCTGCCGGACGAGATCGTGTCGGCCGCGATCTATTCGACCTGA